The following coding sequences lie in one Arachis stenosperma cultivar V10309 chromosome 5, arast.V10309.gnm1.PFL2, whole genome shotgun sequence genomic window:
- the LOC130983115 gene encoding NAC domain-containing protein 54: MSPVGLPPGFRFHPTDEELVNYYLKRKINGQEIELDIIPEVDLYKCEPWELAEKSFLPSRDPEWYFFGPRDRKYPNGFRTNRATRAGYWKSTGKDRRVSSQSRPIGMKKTLVYYRGRAPHGIRTDWVMHEYRLDDKDSEDTTGLQDTYALCRVFKKNGICTDVEEQVGHCSNMSSLIESSQTIINNNNNNSNNNNEYCETMSPDIAGVSSSCLEEEDKDDSWMQFITEDAWYSSNAPNMVGGEEVSHVTFTS; encoded by the exons atgtCACCAGTTGGATTACCACCTGGGTTTAGGTTTCATCCAACAGATGAAGAGCTTGTTAACTATTATCTAAAGAGGAAGATCAATGGCCAAGAAATTGAACTTGATATCATTCCTGAGGTTGATCTCTACAAATGTGAACCATGGGAATTAGCag AAAAATCATTTTTGCCGAGTAGAGATCCAGAGTGGTATTTCTTTGGACCAAGGGACAGAAAATACCCTAACGGATTCAGAACAAATAGAGCAACACGAGCAGGGTACTGGAAATCAACAGGTAAAGACAGGAGAGTTTCAAGCCAAAGCAGACCAATTGGTATGAAGAAGACTTTGGTTTATTATAGAGGAAGGGCTCCTCACGGAATCAGAACTGATTGGGTTATGCACGAATATCGTCTCGATGACAAGGACTCTGAAGACACCACCGGTTTACAG GATACTTATGCTTTGTGCCGTGTGTTCAAGAAAAATGGAATATGTACGGATGTTGAAGAGCAAGTAGGGCATTGTAGTAACATGTCTTCACTAATTGAGAGCTCACAaaccataatcaataataataacaataatagtaataataataatgagtATTGTGAAACCATGTCACCAGACATAGCAGGGGTTTCATCTTCATGTTTGGAAGAGGAAGACAAAGATGATTCATGGATGCAGTTCATCACAGAAGATGCATGGTACTCTTCTAATGCACCAAATATGGTTGGTGGTGAAGAAGTTTCACATGTTACATTTACAagctaa